In the genome of Raphanus sativus cultivar WK10039 chromosome 4, ASM80110v3, whole genome shotgun sequence, one region contains:
- the LOC108830697 gene encoding uncharacterized protein LOC108830697, whose product MFMDRETSDVDLWSLAQKEDESLRDFMRRFKLVMARVTGISDKVAIDALSTIQDTLHKAKDFIIMEEEMKVLSQKHGEDVQGEHNYTVNSEQDKTSGNTWTRNPYKDNSYCEFHQTRGHSTTNCKVLGARLAANLLAGELSKVTSIKDLVLDSDRPPKIDKASPENHAPENQSGEKRRRRQDDQGNNNNRQRINMIIGGSQFYQDSVSSIKAYGRKAEISSNWLPENDVPNDTIVFEEQETVGIDKPHCDPLVIDLVIQDLEVGRILVDTRSTVNIMFRDTLQRMNIPLREVIPESRPLTGFSGVTSINLRTIKLPVMVKEVTKIVDFAVVDNPAIYDVIMGTPLINAMKTVPSTYHLGIKFPTPTGTAVIWGSQK is encoded by the exons ATGTTTATGGATAGAGAAACTTCCGACGTGGACTTATGGAGTCTGGCTCAAAAAGAAGACGAATCACTCCGCGACTTCATGAGAAGGTTCAAACTGGTAATGGCCAGGGTAACGGGTATCAGCGACAAAGTCGCAATCGACGCCCTAAGTACAATCCAGGATACCCTCCACAAGGCGAAGGACTTCATCATCATGGAggaagagatgaaagtcctatCTCAAAAGCATG gggaagacgtccaaggcgagcATAACTACACCGTCAACTCGGAACAGGATAAAACCTCCGGGAACACTTGGACTAGGAACCCGTACAAGGATAATTCctactgcgagttccatcagaccaGAGGTCACTCCACCACAAATTGCAAGGTCCTCGGCGCTAGGCTCGCTGCAAATCTCCTCGCCGGTGAACTATCAAAAGTCACGAGCATAAAAGATCTGGTCTTGGATTCCGATCGCCCGCCGAAAATTGATAAGGCCTCTCCCGAGAACCATGCGCCTGAAAACCAGTCAGGGGAGAAGCGCAGAAGGAGACAGGACGATCAAGGGAACAACAACAATCGCCAGAGAATaaacatgatcatcggaggatcgcagtTCTATCAAGACTCGGTCTCATCGATCAAAGCTTATGGGCGAAAAGCCGAAATAAGTTCCAACTGGCTTCCGGAAAACGACGTTCCCAATGACACGATAGTTTTCGAGGAACAAGAAACCGTCGGTATTGACAAGCCTCATTGCGACCCTCTAGTCATCGATTTAGTGATCCAGGATCTTGAAGTCGGCCGTATCCTTGTCGATACAAGAAGCACGGTCAATATTATGTTCCGCGACACCCTCCAAAGGATGAACATCCCACTtcgagaagtcatcccagaatcGAGACCTCTGAccggattctcgggcgtcacctCTATAAACCTCAGGACGATCAAGCTCCCGGTCATGGTTAAGGAAGTTACGAAGATCGTCGACTTCGCAGTAGTCGACAACCCGGCCATCTATGACGTGATTATGGGAACCCCCTTGATCAACGCCATGAAAACAGTACCATCCACGTATCACCTTGGCATCAAATTCCCGACTCCAACGGGAACCGCAGTAATCTGGGGTAGCCAAAAATAG